The genomic DNA AATAAGAACATGGCACTTTCCCGCGAACAAATGGCTCAACGCGTCGCCCGCGAAATGCAGGACGGCTACTACGTGAACCTGGGCATCGGCATTCCGACCCTGGTCGCCAACTACATTCCCGAAGGTATGGAAGTCATGCTGCAATCGGAAAACGGCCTGCTCGGCATGGGCGCGTTTCCCACCGAAGCCGAAGTCGACGCTGACATGATCAACGCCGGCAAGCAGACCGTCACCGCACGCATCGGCGCGTCGATCTTCTCTTCGGCCGAATCGTTTGCCATGATCCGTGGCGGCCACATCGACCTGACCGTGCTCGGCGCATTCGAGGTGGATGTCGAAGGTAACATTGCCTCGTGGATGATCCCCGGCAAGCTGGTCAAGGGCATGGGCGGCGCGATGGACCTGGTGGCCGGTGCCGAGAACATCATCGTCACCATGACCCATGCGTCCAAGGACGGTGAGTCGAAACTGCTGCCGCGCTGCAGCCTGCCGCTGACCGGTGCCGGGTGCATCAAGCGCGTGCTGACCGACCTGGCCTACCTGGAAATCCAGGACGGCGCCTTCATCCTGAAAGAACGCGCTCCAGGCGTCAGCGTCGAGGAAATCGTCGCCAAGACCGCCGGCAAGTTGATCGTGCCGGACCACGTGCCTGAAATGCAGTTCGCTGCCCAGTGAGGAGAGATTCGATGCAAGAAGTCGTGATTGTCGCCGCTACCCGTACCGCCATCGGCAGCTTCCAGGGTTCGCTGGCTGCCATTCCCGCCCCGGAACTCGGTGCGGCGGTGATTCGTCGCCTGCTGGAGCAGACCGGTTTGTCCGGCGAGCAGGTCGATGAAGTGATTCTTGGCCAGGTGCTGACCGCAGGTTCTGGGCAAAACCCGGCGCGCCAGGCGTCGATCCTCGCTGGCCTGCCCCACGCCGTGCCGGCGCTGACTTTGAACAAGGTCTGCGGCTCAGGGCTCAAGGCGTTGCACCTGGGCGCCCAGGCGATCCGCTGTGGCGATGCCGAGGTCATCATCGCTGGCGGCATGGAAAACATGAGCCTGGCTCCGTACGTGTTGCCGGTCGCCCGTACCGGCCTGCGCATGGGCCACGCGAAGATGATCGACAGCATGATCACCGACGGTTTGTGGGATGCCTTCAACGATTACCACATGGGCATCACCGCCGAGAACCTGGTGGACAAGTACGAGATCAGTCGCGAGGAGCAGGACGCCTTCGCCGCCGCGTCCCAGCAGAAAGCCGTCGCCGCCGTTGAAGGCGGTCGGTTCGCCGATGAGATCACGCCGATCCTGATTCCCCAGCGCAAAGGCGATCCCGTGGCGTTCGCCACGGATGAACAGCCGCGCGCCGGTACCACCGCTGAATCCCTGGGCAAGCTCAAGCCGGCCTTCAAGAAGGACGGCAGCGTCACTGCGGGTAATGCGTCCTCGCTGAATGATGGCGCCGCCGCCGTGATCCTGATGAGCGCGGAAAAAGCCAAGGCCCTCGGCCTGCCGGTCCTGGCGAAAATCAGTGCATACGCCAATGCCGGCGTCGACCCGGCCATCATGGGCATTGGCCCGGTCTCGGCCACCCGTCGCTGCCTGGACAAGGCTGGCTGGTCGCTGGAGCAGCTTGACCTGATCGAAGCCAACGAAGCCTTCGCCGCCCAGTCGCTGGCCGTAGCCCGGGAACTGAAATGGGACATGAACAAGGTCAACGTCAATGGCGGCGCCATCGCCCTGGGCCACCCTATCGGTGCCTCGGGTTGCCGGGTCCTGGTGTCGCTGCTGCATGAAATGATCAAGCGCGACGCCAAGAAAGGCCTCGCGACCCTGTGCATCGGCGGCGGCCAAGGCGTGGCCCTGGCACTGGAGCGAGCATAACCGACACGGGTACAACGGTGGCTGCACGGACCCACGAATATCCGCGCAGCCACTGGCACCACCACCGGCGCGACCTCGGTTGCGCCGGTTTTTTTTTGTCTGCTGGTTTATGTGCATGGCTTGCCGACCCCATCGCGAGCAAGCTCGCTCCCACAGGGGACCAGGGGTACACAACCTCTATGTTCGCCACAAAACCCTGTGGGAGCCGGGCTTGCCCGCGATGGCGGCGGTACATTCAGCCTCCCAGTGACAGATACACCGCTTTCGCGAGCAAGCCCGCTCCCACAGGGGACCAGGGGGTACACAACCTCTATGTTCGCCACAAAACCCTGTGGGAGCCGGGCTTGCCCGCGATGGCGGCGGTACATTCAGCCTCCCAGTGACAGATACACCGTTTTCGCAAGCAAGCCCGCTCCCACAGGGGACCAGGGGTACACAACCTCTATGTTCGCCACAAAACCCTGTGGGAGCCGAGCTTGCTCGCGATGGCGGCGGTACATTCAGCCTTCCAGTGACAGATACACCGCTTTCGCGAGCAAGCCCGCTCCCACAGGGGACCAGGGGTACACAACCTCTATGTTCGCCACAAAACCCTGTGGGAGCCGAGCTTGCTCGCGATGGCGGCGGTACATTCAGCCTCCCAGTGCCAGATACACCGCTTTCGCGAGCAAGCTCGCTCCCACAATGGACCAGGGGTACACAACCTCTATGTTCGCCACAAAACCCTGTGGGAGCCGGGCTTGCCCGCGATGGCGGCGGTACATTCAGCCTCCCAGTGACAGATACACCGTTTTCGCAAGCAAGCCCGCTCCCACAGGGGACCAGGGGTACACAACCTCTATGTTCGCCACAAAACCCTGTGGGAGCCGAGCTTGCTCGCGATGGCGGCGGTACATTCAGCCTCCCAGTGACAGATACACCGCTTTCGCAAGCAAGCCCGCTCCCACAGGGGGCCAGGGGGTACACAACCTCTATGCTCGCCACAAAACCCTGTGGGAGCCGGGCTTGTCCGCGATGGCGGCGGTACATTCAGCCTCCCAGTGACAGATACACCGCTTTCGCGAGCAAGCTCCCACAGGGGACCAGGGGGTACACAACCTCTATGCTCGCCACAAAACCCTGTGGGAGCCGGGCTTGCTCGCGAAGGCGGCGGTACATTCAGCCTCCCAGTGACAGATACACCGCTTTCGCGAGCAAGCTCCCACAGGGGACCAGGGAGTACACAACCTCTATGTTCGCCACAAAACCCTGTGGGAGCCGGGCTTGCCCGCGATGGCGGCGGTACATTCAGCCTCCCAGTGACAGATACACCGCTTTCGCGAGCAAGCCCGCTCCCACAGGGGGCCAGGGGGTACACAACCTCTATGCTCGCCACAAAACCCTGTGGGAGCCGAGCTTGCTCGCGATGGCGGCGGTCTGTCTGCCGCGGTAAGCCCAGACAAAAAAACGGCACCTTTCGGTGCCGTTCGTTTTCACATTCGGGGCTTTACTTGCGTGCCGCCTCCCATGATTTCAACAGCTCGGTGTAGCTCACGGTTTCGCCTTTAGGCTTCTCGTTCGCCAGTTTCGGCTTCGGTGCGCCCGGTTGATCGAACCAGTATTGCGCGTCGCGCTCAGGGTTCATCTTAGGTGCGCAAGTGGCTTGGGCCTTGGAGCGTTCCAGACGGGTCATGATCGCGTCCTGATCCTTGGCCAAACCGTCGAGGGCCTGCTGCGGGGTCTTCTCGCCACTGGCGGCTTCGGCGATGTGGCTCCACCACAGTTGCGCCAGGCGTGGGTAGTCCGGCACGTTGGTCCCGGTCGGGGTCCATTGCACGCGGGCCGGGCTGCGGTAGAACTCCACCAGGCCACCGAGTTTCGGCGCCAGGTCGGTCAGCGCCTGGGAGTTGATGTCCGACTCACGAATCGGCGTCAGGCCCACGATGGTCTTCTTCAGCGACACGGTCTTGGACGTCACGAACTGCGCATAGAGCCAGGCCGCGAGTTTTTGCTTCTCAGGCGTGGACTTCATGAACGTCCAGGAACCCACGTCCTGATACCCCAGCTTCATGCCCTCTTCCCAATACGGACCGCGTGGCGAAGGTGCCATGCGCCATTTCGGCGTGCCATCGGCGTTCATCACCGGCAGGCCCGGCTTGGTCATGTCGGCAGTGAAAGCGGTGTACCAGAAGATCTGCTGGGCGATGTTGCCCTGGGACGGCACCGGACCGGACTCGGAGAAGGTCATGCCCGCCGCTTCCGGTGGCGCGTATTTCTTCATCCAGTCCACGTATTTGGTGGTGGCGAACACGGCCGCGGGACCGTTGGTGTCGCCGCCACGGGTCACGCTGGAACCGACCGGATGGCAGTCTTCGACGCGAATGCCCCACTCGTCCACCGGCAAACCGTTGGGCAGGCCCTTGTCGCCGCCACCGGCCATGGAGAACCAGGCATCGGTAAAGCGCCAGCCCAGGGACGGGTCTTTCTTGCCGTAGTCCATGTGACCGTAGACGCGCTTGCCGTCGATCTCCTTGACGTCTTCGGAGAAGAACTTGGCGATGTCTTCATAAGCCGACCAGTTCACCGGCACACCCAACTCGTAGCCGTACTTCTCCTTGAACTTGGCCTTCAGGTCCGCACGCTCGAACCAGTCGGCGCGGAACCAGTACAAGTTGGCGAATTGCTGGTCAGGCAGTTGATAGATCTTGCCGTCCGGCGCGGTGGTGAAGGAAATGCCGATGAAATCCTTCAGGTCGAGGGTCGGCGAGGTGTAATCCTTGCCTTCATTGGCCATCAGGTCAGTGATCGATTCGGTCTTGCCGTAGCGGAAATGCGTACCGATCAAGTCCGAGTCGTTGACCCAGCCGTCATAGATATTCTTGTCCGATTGCATCTGGGTCTGCAGCTTCTCCACCACGTCGCCTTCCTGGAGCAGGTCGTGGGTCAGCTGGATCCCAGTGATTTCGCTGAAGGCCTTGGCCAGCACTTTGGATTCATATTCGTGGGTGGCGATGGTTTCCGACACCACGTTGATTTTCATCCCGCGAAACGGCTGGGCGGCCTTGATGAACCACTTGAGTTCTTCGAGCTGCTGCTCGGCTGTCAGGGTCGACGGCTTGAATTCACTGCCGATCCATTTTTTAGCGGCGTCTTCATAGGCGTCGGCCCAGGCCGTAGCGCTCAGCCCGCTGAGTGCCAGCATGGCTGCCAATGAAACGCTATGTCGCAGCTTATTGTTTTTATCGAACATAGAGACCTCCTGTTTGGGTTTAAGAGCTTTCGTCGAACCTTTGCGACTAGCCCCACCGCATCACTGCCAACAGCCACACCCAAGACAACGCGAACGCTATCCAGATGCTCCAGTCGGTGGCGCCGATCACCAGCAGATGCAGGTAGGCGCTACCGAGAAGACCGATAAACAACCGATCGCCACGGGTGGTGGCAATCGGCAGGAAACCGCGCCG from Pseudomonas beijingensis includes the following:
- a CDS encoding CoA transferase subunit B, translating into MALSREQMAQRVAREMQDGYYVNLGIGIPTLVANYIPEGMEVMLQSENGLLGMGAFPTEAEVDADMINAGKQTVTARIGASIFSSAESFAMIRGGHIDLTVLGAFEVDVEGNIASWMIPGKLVKGMGGAMDLVAGAENIIVTMTHASKDGESKLLPRCSLPLTGAGCIKRVLTDLAYLEIQDGAFILKERAPGVSVEEIVAKTAGKLIVPDHVPEMQFAAQ
- a CDS encoding acetyl-CoA C-acetyltransferase; protein product: MQEVVIVAATRTAIGSFQGSLAAIPAPELGAAVIRRLLEQTGLSGEQVDEVILGQVLTAGSGQNPARQASILAGLPHAVPALTLNKVCGSGLKALHLGAQAIRCGDAEVIIAGGMENMSLAPYVLPVARTGLRMGHAKMIDSMITDGLWDAFNDYHMGITAENLVDKYEISREEQDAFAAASQQKAVAAVEGGRFADEITPILIPQRKGDPVAFATDEQPRAGTTAESLGKLKPAFKKDGSVTAGNASSLNDGAAAVILMSAEKAKALGLPVLAKISAYANAGVDPAIMGIGPVSATRRCLDKAGWSLEQLDLIEANEAFAAQSLAVARELKWDMNKVNVNGGAIALGHPIGASGCRVLVSLLHEMIKRDAKKGLATLCIGGGQGVALALERA
- a CDS encoding ABC transporter substrate-binding protein, producing MFDKNNKLRHSVSLAAMLALSGLSATAWADAYEDAAKKWIGSEFKPSTLTAEQQLEELKWFIKAAQPFRGMKINVVSETIATHEYESKVLAKAFSEITGIQLTHDLLQEGDVVEKLQTQMQSDKNIYDGWVNDSDLIGTHFRYGKTESITDLMANEGKDYTSPTLDLKDFIGISFTTAPDGKIYQLPDQQFANLYWFRADWFERADLKAKFKEKYGYELGVPVNWSAYEDIAKFFSEDVKEIDGKRVYGHMDYGKKDPSLGWRFTDAWFSMAGGGDKGLPNGLPVDEWGIRVEDCHPVGSSVTRGGDTNGPAAVFATTKYVDWMKKYAPPEAAGMTFSESGPVPSQGNIAQQIFWYTAFTADMTKPGLPVMNADGTPKWRMAPSPRGPYWEEGMKLGYQDVGSWTFMKSTPEKQKLAAWLYAQFVTSKTVSLKKTIVGLTPIRESDINSQALTDLAPKLGGLVEFYRSPARVQWTPTGTNVPDYPRLAQLWWSHIAEAASGEKTPQQALDGLAKDQDAIMTRLERSKAQATCAPKMNPERDAQYWFDQPGAPKPKLANEKPKGETVSYTELLKSWEAARK
- a CDS encoding DUF2160 domain-containing protein, encoding MEWMNWTGPTAAFFAVIALLLAGMTTWELRSPSIPRRGFLPIATTRGDRLFIGLLGSAYLHLLVIGATDWSIWIAFALSWVWLLAVMRWG